A genome region from Methanobacterium subterraneum includes the following:
- the feoB gene encoding ferrous iron transport protein B, translated as MVKLPECIEKSDYEKKIPTLDKNEIPSSGDVTIALAGNANVGKSVIFNYLTGADQVVGNWPGKTVDRAEGNFQYNGQKVHVIDLPGIYSFSTFSMEEIVSREYIANEKPDVVINVVDGSVLERNLFFTLQLMEMEVPMVVCVNQMDVAMSKGFQIDTEKLEKALGVPVVPTVAIRGEGLQKLIKKAIISVNDKKIPKTSNEYGGEVEKAVKQLHYFLETEKLDVGYSNRWVAIKLLENDPEINKKVELLSERSVQFANHLALELERIHDEPSFSIIASERYALANRIAAGAQKQSEYKITLSEKLDKILIHPFYGYFTSAMVILGLLIWTFVLGNFISELITNAMSFFQPVDPTLSGPVLAVLWNGAFGGLVAGLTLIVPFVIPFYIMLSYIENSGLLTRVAFMMDSFMQKIGLHGKALIPLILGYGCSVPAIDSTKILETRRERLLAAFAITFAPCSARTIIILSLVAIFVSIWWALALYVLDLLIIFIMGKLALKAMPGESTSLIMEIHSLRLPASSVILKQTWNRTKSLTYLVFPVFIAGSALIQLFYVLGVLEPISNFMAPLTVGWLKLPAFAGILLIVGAVRKEFVLLTLVSFVGTDLSLALTPVQFIVLALIGMLYIPCLSTISILIREFGVKAASAISAANLVTAIVVGGIAAHGLSLFM; from the coding sequence ATGGTTAAACTCCCTGAGTGTATTGAAAAATCCGATTACGAAAAAAAGATTCCAACTCTTGACAAAAATGAAATACCATCCTCTGGTGATGTTACCATAGCCCTTGCTGGGAATGCTAACGTTGGCAAAAGTGTTATTTTTAACTATTTAACTGGCGCTGACCAGGTAGTTGGAAACTGGCCTGGAAAGACTGTGGATCGTGCTGAAGGAAATTTCCAGTATAATGGTCAGAAGGTCCATGTAATCGATCTACCCGGAATATATTCATTTTCAACTTTTTCCATGGAAGAAATTGTATCCAGGGAGTACATAGCCAATGAAAAACCAGATGTGGTCATAAATGTAGTAGATGGATCAGTACTGGAACGAAATCTATTTTTCACATTACAGCTAATGGAAATGGAAGTTCCCATGGTGGTTTGTGTTAATCAAATGGATGTTGCAATGTCCAAGGGGTTTCAAATTGACACAGAAAAATTAGAAAAAGCATTGGGAGTTCCAGTAGTTCCCACTGTTGCAATTCGTGGTGAAGGTTTACAAAAACTGATAAAAAAGGCTATAATTAGTGTTAATGATAAAAAAATACCTAAAACATCCAATGAATACGGTGGTGAAGTTGAAAAAGCAGTCAAACAATTGCACTATTTCCTGGAAACAGAAAAATTAGATGTTGGATATTCCAACCGATGGGTGGCTATTAAACTTTTGGAAAATGATCCAGAAATCAATAAAAAGGTTGAACTTTTATCTGAACGTTCAGTTCAGTTTGCCAATCACTTGGCCCTTGAGCTAGAGCGTATTCATGATGAACCTTCTTTTTCCATCATTGCCTCTGAAAGATATGCCCTAGCTAACAGAATAGCAGCAGGCGCTCAAAAACAATCAGAATATAAAATTACATTATCTGAAAAATTAGATAAAATTCTAATTCATCCATTTTATGGTTATTTTACCTCTGCAATGGTAATATTAGGACTTTTAATCTGGACTTTTGTTCTGGGTAACTTCATATCCGAATTAATCACCAATGCAATGAGTTTTTTCCAACCAGTGGACCCTACTCTATCCGGTCCTGTGCTCGCTGTCCTATGGAATGGTGCATTTGGAGGTTTGGTTGCAGGATTAACTCTAATAGTGCCCTTTGTAATTCCATTTTATATCATGTTATCCTACATTGAAAATTCAGGCCTCCTAACCCGTGTAGCCTTCATGATGGATAGTTTCATGCAGAAAATCGGTTTACACGGCAAGGCACTGATACCTCTTATATTAGGTTATGGCTGTAGTGTTCCTGCTATTGACAGTACTAAAATTCTCGAAACAAGAAGAGAAAGATTACTGGCGGCATTTGCCATAACCTTTGCACCCTGCTCTGCCAGAACCATAATTATCCTCAGCCTTGTGGCTATTTTCGTCAGTATCTGGTGGGCTTTAGCCCTTTATGTTTTGGATTTGTTGATAATCTTTATCATGGGTAAATTGGCCCTTAAAGCCATGCCCGGAGAATCAACCAGTTTGATTATGGAAATACATTCTCTGAGACTGCCCGCCTCATCAGTAATTCTTAAACAAACATGGAACCGTACAAAATCATTAACCTACCTTGTGTTCCCAGTATTCATTGCCGGTAGTGCATTAATTCAGTTATTTTATGTTTTAGGCGTATTGGAACCTATAAGTAATTTCATGGCTCCTTTAACAGTAGGATGGTTGAAACTCCCCGCATTTGCCGGAATATTACTTATTGTAGGTGCAGTTCGTAAGGAGTTTGTACTATTAACCTTAGTTTCATTTGTAGGGACTGATCTCTCCCTGGCACTAACGCCGGTCCAGTTCATTGTACTGGCCTTAATAGGCATGTTGTACATTCCATGTTTATCTACCATTAGCATACTTATCAGGGAATTTGGAGTGAAAGCAGCTAGTGCTATTTCCGCTGCAAATTTAGTGACTGCCATTGTGGTGGGTGGGATTGCGGCCCATGGTTTATCGTTGTTCATGTAA
- a CDS encoding MDR family MFS transporter has product MNHESHFTLVKNKINLIMAGLMVGLLVAAFDYSIMGTAMPKVINSLQGMEYYTWPFTSYMLTSTIAVILFGKLSDIYGRKHVLIAGIITFVITSVMCGLATSMFQLIIFRGIQGIGGGILLSLPFIVVGEIFSPRDRAKYMGILGSVFGLADVMGPILGGVITDTLGWRWVFFINVPIGITAVTIIFYSLPNFKLPDVKKNIDISGIITFTLALSALFLAITLAGNINTSPLVEIVGLLVFSGVMLVLFISAEKRAVEPVLPLRLFRNSIFNVSSVESFLAAALMFSGIIYIPLFAQGVLGMSSTNSGFIMVPMLFSLTLASIITGEIISRTGKYKKLVIAEFIITGLGVLLLATMNENTPYYMLILYSTVLGVGSGMAYNIFNVAVQNAFPMRDIGVVTASMRFFRNVGTIVFVPIFGYIMNFTLGSSTAVTASYLQALAISIQNIFLTAIILAFVGLIMAFFLQEIPLSGDETTNS; this is encoded by the coding sequence ATGAATCATGAAAGTCATTTTACTCTAGTTAAAAATAAAATAAATCTAATAATGGCAGGATTAATGGTTGGCCTTCTTGTAGCTGCCTTTGATTATTCAATCATGGGAACTGCTATGCCTAAAGTTATTAACAGTCTCCAGGGAATGGAATATTACACATGGCCCTTTACGTCTTACATGTTGACCTCAACCATCGCCGTAATTCTCTTTGGTAAATTATCCGACATTTACGGTAGAAAACATGTTCTAATTGCAGGGATCATCACATTTGTCATAACTTCCGTAATGTGTGGTCTGGCCACCAGCATGTTTCAACTAATTATATTCAGAGGGATTCAAGGAATTGGAGGGGGAATCCTACTTTCTCTCCCATTTATTGTGGTTGGGGAAATTTTCAGCCCCCGAGATCGGGCCAAATACATGGGAATACTTGGATCGGTATTTGGGCTTGCCGACGTAATGGGGCCAATTCTTGGTGGTGTAATTACTGATACTTTGGGTTGGAGATGGGTGTTTTTTATAAATGTTCCAATTGGAATCACTGCAGTAACCATAATTTTTTATTCTCTTCCAAATTTCAAACTGCCCGATGTTAAAAAAAACATTGATATCTCGGGGATTATAACCTTTACCTTAGCTTTAAGTGCCCTTTTCCTGGCAATAACACTTGCCGGGAATATTAATACCAGCCCATTAGTTGAAATAGTAGGACTCCTGGTATTTTCAGGGGTAATGCTGGTATTGTTTATCTCAGCCGAGAAAAGAGCTGTAGAACCTGTTCTACCCCTACGTCTTTTTAGAAATTCAATATTCAATGTATCATCAGTAGAAAGCTTTTTAGCAGCTGCATTAATGTTTAGTGGCATAATTTACATTCCATTATTTGCACAAGGTGTTTTAGGTATGAGTTCTACCAATTCTGGGTTCATTATGGTGCCCATGTTGTTTAGTCTGACATTGGCTTCAATAATCACTGGAGAAATCATATCCCGGACTGGGAAATATAAAAAGTTGGTTATCGCCGAATTTATTATAACCGGGTTAGGAGTTTTGCTGCTGGCTACAATGAATGAGAATACGCCCTATTATATGCTGATATTATATTCGACAGTTCTGGGTGTTGGTTCAGGAATGGCTTACAATATATTCAATGTAGCAGTGCAGAATGCATTCCCAATGCGGGATATAGGTGTTGTAACCGCTTCCATGCGGTTTTTCAGAAATGTAGGTACAATTGTCTTCGTTCCAATATTTGGGTACATAATGAACTTCACACTGGGAAGTTCAACTGCAGTTACTGCAAGTTACCTTCAAGCTTTAGCAATTTCTATCCAGAATATTTTCCTTACAGCCATAATACTGGCATTTGTAGGATTGATTATGGCGTTCTTCCTCCAAGAAATACCATTAAGCGGAGATGAAACTACTAACTCATGA
- a CDS encoding DUF169 domain-containing protein, which produces MNYNELGEKLNELLKLENTPVAIKWSVKEPKNIEKEECKSRFCSKLEKAMNGEMFYSTLDEEECMGGARYSGLKSMSEYPPNVQSGAFMVPRGLYKNIPAVQRSRKNETYINPGIFHAIIFAPLNKAEFEPDVILMVSNAKQGMEILHANAYDSGTHGIGADVAPICSSMAATPYMTGRVTYGFGDVASRQNMGINQEDIMVSIPGSELCRIVSNLEEMRTKVLFKE; this is translated from the coding sequence ATGAATTATAATGAATTGGGTGAAAAATTAAATGAACTTTTAAAATTGGAAAATACACCGGTAGCCATAAAATGGTCTGTTAAAGAACCCAAAAATATTGAAAAAGAAGAATGTAAATCAAGATTCTGCAGTAAACTTGAAAAAGCCATGAACGGTGAAATGTTCTATTCCACCTTAGACGAAGAGGAATGCATGGGTGGTGCAAGATATTCAGGACTTAAAAGTATGAGTGAATACCCTCCAAATGTACAAAGCGGGGCATTCATGGTTCCTAGGGGCCTTTATAAGAACATCCCTGCAGTGCAACGTTCAAGGAAAAATGAAACATACATAAACCCCGGGATTTTCCATGCAATTATCTTCGCCCCCCTCAATAAGGCAGAATTTGAGCCAGACGTGATATTAATGGTCTCTAATGCAAAACAGGGGATGGAAATACTTCACGCCAATGCCTATGATTCAGGAACACATGGAATAGGTGCGGATGTAGCTCCAATATGCAGTTCAATGGCTGCAACTCCGTACATGACTGGAAGAGTCACTTATGGATTTGGTGATGTTGCTTCAAGGCAAAACATGGGTATCAACCAAGAAGACATCATGGTTAGTATTCCTGGAAGCGAGTTGTGCCGCATAGTTTCTAATTTAGAAGAAATGCGAACTAAAGTGTTATTTAAGGAATGA
- a CDS encoding acetate uptake transporter, giving the protein MGENKKNVLIEDLTANPAPLGLLGFGLTTVLLNIHNAGFYPINSMILAMGISYGGIAQIMACVMEYKKGNTFGTVAFGSYGLFWWSFVLLLVLPKMNLAAAPDKLSLAAYLFMWGLFTLVMFIGTLKLSRGLQVVFLALAVLFFLLALGDITGNSTITLIAGYEGIFTGFSAIYVGLAQVLNETYERDLLPT; this is encoded by the coding sequence ATGGGAGAAAACAAAAAAAATGTCCTGATAGAGGATTTAACTGCCAACCCGGCACCTCTTGGACTGCTGGGATTCGGTTTAACCACTGTGCTGTTGAACATACATAATGCAGGCTTTTATCCCATCAACAGCATGATACTGGCTATGGGAATTTCTTATGGTGGAATTGCCCAGATAATGGCCTGTGTCATGGAGTACAAAAAAGGTAACACCTTTGGAACAGTTGCTTTCGGATCATATGGTCTATTCTGGTGGAGTTTTGTTCTCCTACTGGTTCTCCCCAAAATGAATCTGGCAGCAGCCCCGGATAAACTATCTCTAGCTGCATACCTGTTTATGTGGGGATTGTTCACCTTGGTGATGTTCATTGGAACCCTCAAACTCAGCCGTGGATTGCAGGTAGTATTCCTGGCACTGGCAGTGTTGTTCTTCCTACTGGCACTGGGAGATATAACTGGTAACAGCACTATAACTTTAATTGCAGGTTATGAAGGTATATTCACAGGATTCAGTGCAATATATGTTGGATTGGCACAGGTCCTTAATGAAACCTACGAAAGAGACCTGTTACCCACCTGA
- the dapB gene encoding 4-hydroxy-tetrahydrodipicolinate reductase — protein sequence MIKVALTGANGIIGSKIIKTILKQEDMEVVAAIGSPNTPLEGMDIGGVTGVGNIGVHVNGAQRLAEVLKERKPDVLIDFTIANAAVDIIRTSADCGVNLVVGTTGIKDDQLIEIKKSIQENKIKAVISPNMAVGVNVFFKIVGTLANILNDFDIEIIETHHNHKVDAPSGTALKAYEIIAEVLGRNKDETCAYGRQGMVRARNTEEIGIHAVRGGDIVGDHTLLFSGEGERIEIVHRAHSRQSFVTGVIKAVRYVVGAPEGKISDMGDVMGVK from the coding sequence ATGATTAAAGTTGCGTTAACAGGTGCAAATGGGATAATAGGTTCAAAAATAATTAAAACCATCCTTAAACAGGAAGATATGGAAGTGGTGGCAGCAATAGGATCACCGAACACTCCACTGGAAGGAATGGATATAGGTGGAGTAACAGGTGTGGGAAATATTGGTGTCCATGTAAATGGTGCGCAAAGGCTTGCTGAGGTTTTAAAGGAAAGAAAACCTGATGTTCTCATTGATTTTACCATTGCAAATGCAGCTGTGGACATAATCAGAACTTCAGCAGATTGTGGAGTTAATCTAGTTGTGGGTACAACCGGAATAAAGGACGATCAATTGATTGAAATAAAAAAATCCATCCAGGAAAATAAGATAAAGGCAGTTATTTCTCCTAACATGGCAGTCGGTGTGAATGTGTTCTTTAAAATCGTTGGAACACTAGCCAATATCCTTAATGATTTTGATATTGAAATAATAGAAACTCATCATAATCATAAAGTGGATGCACCTTCAGGCACAGCTCTTAAAGCATACGAAATTATAGCTGAGGTGCTTGGAAGAAATAAAGATGAAACTTGTGCCTATGGTAGGCAGGGAATGGTACGTGCACGAAATACTGAAGAAATAGGAATACATGCAGTACGTGGTGGGGATATAGTTGGAGATCATACTTTACTATTTTCTGGTGAAGGAGAGCGAATTGAAATTGTTCACAGAGCACATAGCAGACAGTCATTTGTCACCGGGGTGATTAAGGCAGTAAGATATGTTGTTGGAGCTCCTGAAGGAAAAATAAGTGATATGGGAGATGTAATGGGCGTAAAATAG
- the acs gene encoding acetate--CoA ligase translates to MVRDTAVLLDEKRVFEPKNEILERAHVKNWEEEIEKGKNLEKYWSEKAEQFEWFQKWDKVLDDDNKPFYKWFTGGKINLAYNAVDRWIETEKRNQVAILYINERGEEKKITYYELYIQVNKLANALKNLGVRKGDTVSTYMPMCPELLIALLACTKIGAIHSVVYSGLSVGAFVDRINDAKAKVLFTADGTYRRGKIIDLKAIADEAILQCPTIETIVVVNHTGIPIQISELSGREIFYERLVDGEPAYCEPEWMDAEDPLFILYTSGSTGKPKGVLHTTAGYMVGVATTLRNIFDIHDNDLWWCTGDIGWITGHSYVIYGPLLLGTTTVVYEGAPDYPDPGVWWKIVEKYGVTKFYTAPTAIRHLMRFGTRYTDLYNLESLRILGTVGEPINPEAWMWYYQNVGKEKCPIMDTWWQTETGMHLISPLPVTPLKPGSATLPFPGIDADVVDEEGNPVPMGKGGYLVIKKPWPAMFRTLYKDEDRFLDVYWKEYSGCIYKAGDMVRKDEDGYFWIQGRSDDVLKIAGHRIGSAEVESAFVGHPAVAEAAVIGKSDPIKGEVIKAFIILREGYELKTQLIEDLKNHVRYELGPVAVLGEIVQVDKLPKTRSGKIMRRILRAQEMGEDLGDTSTLEE, encoded by the coding sequence ATGGTACGGGATACAGCAGTCCTTCTTGATGAAAAAAGGGTTTTTGAACCAAAAAATGAAATTTTGGAAAGAGCCCATGTGAAAAATTGGGAAGAAGAAATTGAAAAAGGGAAAAATTTGGAAAAATACTGGTCCGAAAAGGCTGAACAGTTCGAATGGTTCCAGAAATGGGATAAGGTTCTGGATGATGATAATAAACCTTTTTACAAATGGTTCACTGGAGGTAAGATCAACCTTGCTTACAATGCTGTTGATCGTTGGATTGAAACTGAAAAACGTAATCAAGTGGCTATTCTCTACATTAACGAACGTGGAGAAGAGAAAAAAATCACTTATTACGAACTCTACATCCAGGTTAACAAACTGGCCAATGCCTTGAAAAACCTGGGAGTTAGAAAGGGAGATACCGTTTCCACCTACATGCCCATGTGTCCTGAACTCTTAATTGCCCTCTTGGCTTGTACTAAAATCGGGGCTATTCACAGTGTGGTCTACTCCGGATTGAGCGTGGGTGCATTTGTAGATCGTATCAACGATGCCAAGGCCAAAGTACTCTTCACCGCAGATGGAACCTACCGGAGAGGTAAAATCATCGACCTCAAAGCCATTGCTGATGAAGCCATCCTCCAATGCCCCACTATTGAAACCATAGTGGTGGTCAACCATACCGGAATACCCATCCAGATATCAGAATTATCTGGAAGGGAAATATTTTACGAAAGACTGGTTGATGGTGAACCCGCCTACTGCGAACCAGAATGGATGGATGCCGAAGACCCACTATTCATACTCTACACTTCCGGAAGCACGGGAAAACCTAAAGGAGTACTGCACACCACCGCGGGTTACATGGTGGGAGTAGCCACCACCCTCCGCAATATTTTCGACATCCATGATAATGACCTCTGGTGGTGCACCGGGGATATTGGATGGATCACCGGACACAGCTATGTTATCTATGGCCCATTACTCCTGGGAACCACTACAGTAGTCTACGAAGGAGCGCCGGACTACCCTGATCCAGGGGTATGGTGGAAAATTGTTGAAAAGTATGGTGTTACCAAGTTCTACACCGCACCAACCGCAATCAGACACCTAATGCGATTCGGAACCAGATACACCGACCTCTACAATCTGGAATCACTCCGCATACTGGGAACCGTGGGAGAACCAATAAACCCCGAGGCATGGATGTGGTACTACCAAAATGTGGGTAAAGAAAAATGTCCCATAATGGACACCTGGTGGCAGACTGAAACCGGGATGCATCTCATATCTCCACTACCGGTTACACCTTTAAAACCTGGATCAGCCACACTACCATTCCCGGGCATTGATGCCGATGTGGTGGATGAAGAGGGTAACCCGGTGCCCATGGGTAAAGGAGGTTACCTGGTTATTAAGAAACCATGGCCAGCCATGTTCCGCACATTATACAAAGATGAAGATCGATTCCTTGATGTTTACTGGAAAGAATATTCAGGATGTATTTACAAGGCCGGGGACATGGTTCGTAAAGACGAAGATGGTTACTTCTGGATACAGGGACGAAGTGATGATGTTCTAAAGATTGCCGGACACCGTATAGGTTCAGCAGAGGTAGAATCTGCCTTTGTAGGTCACCCTGCAGTAGCTGAAGCCGCAGTAATTGGAAAATCAGATCCTATTAAGGGGGAAGTGATCAAGGCCTTCATTATCCTCCGTGAAGGATACGAACTTAAGACCCAACTCATTGAAGATCTGAAAAACCATGTTCGATACGAACTGGGGCCAGTGGCAGTCTTGGGTGAAATTGTGCAGGTGGATAAACTTCCTAAAACCCGGAGTGGTAAAATAATGCGCAGGATCCTGCGGGCACAGGAAATGGGTGAAGATCTGGGGGATACATCAACCCTGGAAGAATAA
- a CDS encoding TetR/AcrR family transcriptional regulator, producing MSLTKWKEREKEQRRNDIIKVSRKLFADKDFDKVSMEDIAKEVGLGKGTLYLYFKNKESLYFAVVLKGIQIWAAIVKEEVKKDYSGLNRLISYGNANRGFSNKYPDYFRLLYSPTSIKKQFDMDKMTSSEEFQEVRELFKEIMSVGIDSIQKGIDEGEIRPDVDPTEAAILLSVIYNGKANMGDWAKELLENKGIDEEKFSKDIGDLFLHMLTK from the coding sequence ATGTCACTAACAAAATGGAAGGAAAGAGAAAAGGAACAACGTCGAAATGATATTATCAAAGTTTCAAGGAAACTATTTGCTGATAAAGACTTTGATAAAGTTTCAATGGAAGATATCGCAAAAGAGGTTGGACTTGGCAAAGGGACGCTTTATCTTTATTTTAAAAATAAAGAATCATTGTACTTTGCAGTGGTCTTAAAGGGTATTCAAATTTGGGCTGCAATAGTTAAAGAAGAGGTCAAAAAAGATTATAGTGGCTTAAACAGGTTAATATCATATGGAAATGCAAATAGGGGATTTTCCAATAAATATCCTGATTATTTCCGGTTGTTGTATTCTCCCACTTCAATCAAAAAACAATTTGATATGGATAAAATGACGAGTAGTGAAGAATTCCAGGAAGTAAGGGAATTATTCAAAGAAATAATGTCCGTAGGAATAGATTCAATACAAAAAGGTATAGATGAAGGTGAAATCAGGCCCGATGTTGATCCAACAGAAGCAGCTATTCTCCTATCAGTAATATACAATGGTAAGGCCAATATGGGTGACTGGGCTAAAGAGCTACTGGAAAATAAGGGAATTGATGAGGAGAAATTTAGCAAGGATATTGGAGATCTATTCCTGCACATGCTAACTAAATAG